The following are from one region of the Amia ocellicauda isolate fAmiCal2 chromosome 1, fAmiCal2.hap1, whole genome shotgun sequence genome:
- the ccdc170 gene encoding coiled-coil domain-containing protein 170: MSRSHRPDSASRLIDVSRNDAFRSFPPTSNRLLSELQDQNYILKKQLEEKEDLILALTSERNGSRPDLQKGSSGPLLDMPITREHLNHHRLAAEAARSELAALQVKHECVQSEILDVRSRLASREAALQELKGDVENYKENNARQVSLISSLRERLRDTEQESGAVASSKTRLEITSQALTKENTELKDRVQELQDKLQVYISECDNTKQQASCSERKNQEFISRLAGRMNIDSAGKEDPQEYFVSRVDELYKENERQRCKIMSLEEIMGAHEVESKASRETVMRLVSEVSREQRAAASCRNQLEALKQELDNAVLTRRSLESENRALQERLEASQRAWTASKQEVGSLEKRFHDLDGNLRSSLGEARCAQEQLQSFREELAALLSGRSGTVHPTEEAIRERIREICSSEENKKEALLEMEVKLSRVTEQLARQTELHEAALQRARQAEQHLGELGHRLRGLEGELVSGAVHQDGLSQDQQKYLCFLEELSEKMKLDSVVTDLGFDMRLEAILSRAEQLVKLEGTAVVENKTLVHNMQRKLKAQKERLESKELHMELLRKKMAQLEEEKRSRTALGVERDEANLTVRKMQKKVERLQKELDSTHHCNTELKAQLSNTNELKVKVMEQNKSIDELKMSVDKLEKMKLKAEKKMTSLKSELGFTEHEAKEEKERAQSLLESLTSEVKTLKHTVGELSKRERQLVDFREVVSRMLGLNVSTLALPDYEIIKQLEGLIHGHHAHALPQLCHLSQEKFHQDFTAGYNHARRTLSSVPRVLPASAAEGVDSSLHS; this comes from the exons GGTTCCTCTGGCCCTCTTCTGGACATGCCCATCACTCGGGAACACCTCAATCACCACCGCCTGGCGGCTGAGGCGGCGCGGAGTGAATTGGCTGCTCTGCAGGTCAAACATGAGTGCGTTCAGTCGGAG ATTCTAGATGTCCGATCTAGACTGGCTTCCAGAGAAGCGGCTCTCCAGGAACTGAAGGGGGATGTGGAGAACTACAAGGAGAACAACGCCCGCCAGGTCTCTCTGATCAGCTCTCTGAGGGAGCGGCTCCGTGACACCGAGCAGGAGTCAGGGGCAGTGGCTTCCTCCAAGACCCGGCTGGAAATAACTTCACAGGCACTGACCAAGGAGAACACTGAGCTGAAAGACAGAGTCCAGGAGCTGCAAGACAAACTACA AGTGTACATAAGTGAATGTGATAACACAAAGCAGCAAGCTTCCTGCAGTGAGAGGAAAAACCAGGAATTTATATCCCGGTTGGCTGGCAGAATGAACATCGACTCTGCAGGGAAGGAGGACCCACAGGAGTACTTCGTCTCCCGG GTTGATGAGCTGTATAAGGAAAATGAGAGACAGAGGTGTAAGATCATGAGCCTGGAGGAGATCATGGGGGCCCACGAGGTGGAGTCCAAGGCCAGCAGAGAGACGGTGATGAGGCTGGTGTCAGAGGTGAGCCGGGAGCAGAGGGCCGCTGCCTCCTGCAGAAACCAGCTGGAGGCACTTAAACAG GAATTAGACAatgctgtcctgaccaggagGAGTCTGGAGAGTGAAAATCGAGCACTGCAGGAGAGGCTGGAGGCCAGCCAGCGTGCCTGGACGGCATCGAAACAGGAGGTGGGCAGTTTGGAGAAGCGCTTTCATGATCTCGATGGCAACCTGCGCAGCAGCCTGGGGGAGGCCAGGTGTGCCCAGGAGCAGCTGCAGTCCTTCAGGGAAGAGCTGGCTGCCCTGCTGAGTGGACGCAGCGGGACGGTGCACCCCACTGAGGAGGCCATCCGGGAGAGGATCCGGGAGATATGCAGCAGTGAGGAGAACAAGAAAGAG GCGCTGCTGGAGATGGAAGTGAAGCTGTCGCGTGTGACGGAGCAGTTGGCCAGGCAGACAGAGCTCCACGAGGCCGCACTGCAGAGGGCCAGGCAGGCGGAGCAGCACCTGGGGGAGCTGGGCCACCGTCTGAGGGGCCTGGAGGGGGAGCTGGTGTCTGGGGCAGTTCACCAGGATGGACTCAGCCAAGACCAACAGAAA TACCTGTGCTTTCTGGAAGAGCTCTCTGAGAAGATGAAGCTGGACAGTGTTGTTACAGACCTGGGCTTCGACATGAGACTGGAAGCTATTCTGTCACGGGCAGAGCAGTTGGTTAAGCTTGAAGGAACAGCTGTGGTGGAAAACAAGACTTTGGTTCACAACATGCAGAGAAAG CTGAAGGCACAAAAGGAGCGCCTAGAGAGCAAGGAGCTGCATATGGAGCTGCTGAGGAAGAAGATGGCgcagctggaggaggagaagaggagCCGCACAGCGCTGGGAGTGGAGCGAGACGAGGCCAACCTCACAGTCCGGAAGATGCAGAAGAAGGTGGAGAGGCTGCAGAAGGAGCTGGACTCCACACACCACTGCAACACTGAGCTCAAAGCACAGCTCTCCAACACCAATGAGCTCAAG GTTAAGGTCAtggaacaaaataaaagcattgaCGAGCTGAAAATGAGTGTGGACAAGCTGGAGAAGATGAAGCTGAAGGCAGAGAAGAAGATGACCTCCCTTAAGTCTGAGTTAGGCTTCACTGAACATGAAGCCaaagaagagaaagagagagcccAGAGTCTTCTAGAGAGCCTGACCAGTGAGGTGAAGACCCTGAAACACACTGTGGGGGAGCTttccaagagagagagacag CTGGTGGACTTCCGAGAAGTGGTGTCCAGAATGCTGGGCTTGAACGTCAGCACCCTGGCATTGCCCGACTATGAGATCATCAAGCAGCTGGAGGGACTGATCCACGGACACCATGCCCACGCCTTGCCCCAACTTTGCCACCTCTCCCAGGAGAAATTCCACCAGGACTTCACAGCTGGGTACAACCATGCCAGGCGCACTCTGTCCTCCGTGCCCAGAGTCTTACCAGCATCTGCTGCAGAAGGAGTAGACAGCAGTCTCCACTCTTGA